From a single Hyphomicrobiales bacterium genomic region:
- a CDS encoding LuxR family transcriptional regulator — protein MFVTSNAWNFIKSIEDSDNEAAVQQLLLRQAAASGFRWVFAGHVPSATIKPRDIASHVLFQEFPEGWAERYNKNHYALRDPVVRHLQRKRHPFTWDESYAAATRREDVKLVGGEAAAFGLRTGYVIPIHLVGGLLAAVSFGACHADLNPDALAELAFAANFAIGHLLRLRHKPKDMERMVTPRERECILWASEGKTDWEISVILGISPPTVAKHLLSARQRLDVTNRAHLIGEAIRQKIIR, from the coding sequence ATGTTCGTCACCTCTAATGCTTGGAATTTCATAAAGTCCATCGAGGACTCCGACAACGAGGCGGCGGTCCAGCAGCTCTTGCTCAGACAGGCGGCTGCCTCGGGATTCAGATGGGTATTTGCCGGCCATGTTCCGAGCGCGACGATAAAGCCCCGTGACATTGCTTCTCATGTGCTCTTCCAAGAATTTCCCGAGGGCTGGGCCGAACGCTACAACAAGAATCACTACGCATTGCGTGATCCGGTCGTGCGTCATCTCCAGCGCAAGAGACATCCGTTTACTTGGGACGAATCCTATGCAGCCGCGACGCGGCGTGAGGACGTGAAGTTGGTAGGAGGCGAGGCGGCCGCGTTCGGGCTGAGAACCGGCTACGTCATACCAATCCATCTCGTCGGAGGCCTCTTGGCTGCGGTCTCATTTGGAGCTTGTCACGCGGATCTGAATCCCGACGCACTCGCCGAGCTCGCTTTCGCCGCCAATTTCGCGATTGGTCACCTCCTTCGGTTGCGCCACAAGCCTAAGGACATGGAACGCATGGTAACACCGCGTGAGCGGGAGTGCATTCTGTGGGCTTCCGAAGGAAAAACGGACTGGGAGATTTCGGTGATCCTGGGCATCTCTCCCCCGACTGTCGCAAAGCACCTGCTGTCGGCACGACAGCGGCTCGACGTCACGAACCGGGCCCACCTCATCGGCGAGGCTATCCGCCAGAAGATCATCCGCTGA
- a CDS encoding conserved hypothetical protein (Evidence 4 : Unknown function but conserved in other organisms), producing MRVEITDGDILVDAQLLGKLLNVSAADLPDLMRSQAITSLCERGVDDHEGQYRLSFFYLNRRLRLAVNRTGQIVQHTTVDFGTRPLPPKLRRPGD from the coding sequence ATGCGTGTTGAAATTACTGATGGCGATATCCTGGTCGACGCGCAATTGCTGGGCAAATTGCTGAACGTTTCAGCGGCCGATCTCCCAGACTTGATGCGCAGCCAAGCAATTACGAGCTTGTGCGAACGCGGAGTCGACGATCACGAGGGCCAATACCGTCTGAGTTTCTTCTATCTGAACCGCCGGCTCCGCCTCGCGGTCAATCGGACGGGGCAAATCGTTCAACACACTACGGTTGATTTCGGCACACGACCATTGCCGCCAAAGTTGCGTCGGCCCGGCGATTAG
- a CDS encoding hypothetical protein (Evidence 5 : Unknown function), which produces MPAVLVALLVVLQAAWLLPVLDRRVGLIIAGLQPPASNLHNVYIGIEVAKLLGLIVVSFVIGRRLAYRCC; this is translated from the coding sequence ATGCCTGCTGTCCTCGTCGCGCTCCTCGTCGTGCTCCAAGCGGCGTGGTTGCTGCCCGTGCTCGATCGACGCGTCGGGTTGATCATCGCCGGTCTCCAGCCGCCGGCGTCCAACCTGCACAATGTCTATATCGGCATCGAAGTGGCAAAGCTGCTTGGGCTCATTGTCGTCAGCTTCGTGATCGGCCGACGCCTCGCCTACCGATGTTGTTGA
- a CDS encoding conserved hypothetical protein (Evidence 4 : Unknown function but conserved in other organisms), translated as MTIPLQIPVGFEAYGRSPDFTSETLPARLQSAHSTKAGTWGLLHVLEGEVLFQLEAPYRGERRARAGETIVIEAEIPHHVTFTEAGRIYIEFYRKAEGGATS; from the coding sequence ATGACGATTCCCTTGCAAATACCGGTCGGTTTTGAAGCTTACGGGCGCTCGCCGGATTTTACTTCCGAGACGCTGCCTGCCCGTCTTCAGTCCGCGCATTCGACGAAAGCCGGCACATGGGGATTGCTGCATGTCCTTGAGGGTGAGGTGCTCTTTCAACTCGAGGCGCCTTACCGGGGCGAGCGGCGGGCACGCGCCGGCGAGACGATCGTGATCGAGGCTGAAATTCCCCATCATGTCACCTTCACCGAGGCGGGACGGATCTACATCGAGTTCTACCGGAAGGCGGAAGGTGGCGCCACCTCCTGA
- a CDS encoding conserved hypothetical protein (Evidence 4 : Unknown function but conserved in other organisms): MLGALIAQLDRPELAAQVLDTLDPDLAIAIEMRAADASMATADFVAGAVRAFIDSADDDLWFQMLTVIRKAHDPGLTAVQTILKWVATERQGAA; this comes from the coding sequence ATGCTCGGAGCCCTCATTGCTCAACTGGATCGGCCGGAACTGGCTGCACAAGTGCTGGATACGCTGGACCCCGATCTGGCGATTGCCATCGAGATGCGTGCGGCCGACGCATCGATGGCGACCGCGGACTTTGTCGCCGGAGCAGTCCGGGCATTTATCGATAGCGCCGACGATGATCTGTGGTTCCAGATGCTCACGGTTATCCGCAAGGCGCATGATCCTGGATTGACGGCCGTGCAGACCATTCTGAAGTGGGTTGCAACAGAGCGACAGGGCGCCGCGTAA
- a CDS encoding conserved hypothetical protein (Evidence 4 : Unknown function but conserved in other organisms) — protein sequence MADHNGDEQNRRREEQDTETASAATLLPMLIGGLFLIVIGMVAVMIFT from the coding sequence ATGGCTGACCACAACGGCGACGAACAGAACCGGCGTCGCGAGGAGCAGGACACGGAGACGGCTTCGGCGGCCACGCTCCTGCCGATGTTGATTGGCGGGCTTTTCCTGATCGTCATCGGGATGGTAGCTGTGATGATCTTCACGTAA
- a CDS encoding Phenylacetic acid degradation protein paaD; PaaD-like protein involved in Fe-S cluster assembly: MFIQTEATADPASLKFLPGRQVMAQGTLQIPDRKAAARSPLAVRLFNVDGVTALSFGADSITITKSGGDWQHLKPALLGVIMEHFMSGAPIVLDPAGTSEDMGSAQTQSIAATVKQALRLVIDPELGYNIVDLGLVYDIAIEDGRVANITMTTTTRGCPATNYLKDGARDAAWSVSGIEFVEVKLTYEPSWTPEMMSPEARRHLGISDGEG; encoded by the coding sequence ATGTTCATCCAGACCGAAGCGACGGCAGACCCGGCAAGCCTCAAATTCCTACCTGGCCGCCAGGTCATGGCGCAAGGAACGCTGCAAATCCCCGATCGGAAGGCGGCGGCCCGATCCCCGCTTGCCGTCAGGCTGTTTAATGTCGACGGCGTTACGGCGCTCTCCTTTGGGGCCGACTCCATTACCATCACGAAAAGCGGCGGCGACTGGCAACATCTGAAGCCCGCGCTGCTCGGTGTCATCATGGAGCATTTCATGTCGGGGGCGCCGATCGTTCTCGATCCCGCCGGCACCAGCGAGGACATGGGCTCGGCGCAAACGCAGAGTATCGCCGCAACTGTCAAGCAAGCGCTGCGGCTCGTGATCGATCCAGAGCTTGGCTACAATATAGTCGACCTCGGCCTCGTCTACGATATCGCGATCGAAGATGGCCGCGTCGCCAATATCACCATGACAACGACGACACGCGGCTGTCCGGCAACAAACTATCTCAAGGATGGCGCGCGGGACGCAGCATGGTCGGTCAGTGGAATCGAATTTGTCGAGGTGAAGCTCACCTATGAGCCATCATGGACCCCGGAGATGATGAGCCCAGAGGCGAGGCGCCACCTCGGCATCTCCGATGGAGAGGGATAG